Proteins encoded in a region of the Lentisphaerota bacterium genome:
- a CDS encoding 30S ribosomal protein S12, with translation MPTTNQLVRKGRSPLRNKSKSPALKSCPQRRGVCLVVKTQTPKKPNSALRKVARVRLTTGYEVSAYIPGEGHNLQEHSVVLVRGGRVKDLPGVRYHIVRGSLDSLGVSGRNRGRSKYGVKTPKVEEK, from the coding sequence ATGCCGACGACGAACCAACTGGTGCGCAAGGGGAGAAGCCCCCTGCGCAACAAAAGCAAATCACCTGCGCTCAAGTCTTGTCCGCAGCGCCGCGGGGTCTGCCTCGTGGTGAAGACCCAGACACCGAAGAAACCGAACTCGGCGTTGCGCAAGGTGGCGCGTGTGAGGCTGACGACCGGTTACGAAGTCAGCGCGTACATTCCGGGCGAGGGGCACAATTTGCAGGAGCACAGCGTGGTGCTGGTGCGCGGCGGCCGCGTCAAGGATTTGCCGGGTGTCCGTTACCACATTGTGCGCGGCTCGCTGGACAGCCTCGGCGTGAGCGGCCGCAATCGCGGCCGGTCGAAGTACGGCGTGAAGACCCCGAAAGTCGAAGAGAAATAA
- the rpsG gene encoding 30S ribosomal protein S7: MARRRSSEKRVLVPDPQYNSELVARVINALMISGKKTTAERIVYGALAEIADKTGKNPLEVLDLAICNMRPKVEVKSRRVGGTTYQVPVEIRPPRQLAMALRWMVQYASARRGAGMPKAVAMELLEAYGNQGNVIKKRDDTHKMAQANKAFAHYAW, translated from the coding sequence ATGGCAAGAAGGCGTAGTTCTGAGAAGCGGGTGTTGGTTCCGGACCCCCAGTACAACAGCGAGTTGGTTGCCCGCGTCATCAATGCGTTGATGATCAGCGGCAAGAAGACGACGGCCGAGCGGATCGTTTATGGCGCATTGGCGGAGATTGCCGACAAGACGGGCAAGAACCCGCTCGAAGTCTTGGATTTGGCGATCTGCAACATGCGGCCGAAGGTCGAGGTCAAGTCGCGTCGCGTCGGCGGCACGACGTATCAGGTGCCGGTTGAGATCCGTCCGCCGCGTCAGTTGGCGATGGCCCTCCGCTGGATGGTGCAGTATGCGAGCGCGCGCCGCGGCGCGGGAATGCCGAAAGCAGTGGCCATGGAGCTGCTCGAGGCGTATGGCAATCAGGGCAATGTGATCAAGAAACGGGACGATACGCACAAGATGGCGCAGGCCAACAAGGCCTTTGCGCACTACGCGTGGTAA